Proteins found in one Gammaproteobacteria bacterium genomic segment:
- a CDS encoding SRPBCC family protein, with protein MVCLPGALAVLGVVSSLHASEVKQLDVEHHDGIYKITMTFSVAAPLSPVRAMLTDYAHLSALNSAIVESEVLPPTDQNATRVRTRTKDCILFLCADITRVEDVTSDGAGGFRATIVPGLSDMKSGLARWRFQSKKQVTRIRFEARMEPDFWIPPLIGPLLIKHRLRTHLEETADNLERLAAPGH; from the coding sequence ATGGTCTGTTTACCTGGCGCGCTGGCAGTGCTCGGAGTTGTGTCGTCGCTGCACGCGAGCGAGGTGAAACAACTCGATGTTGAACACCACGATGGCATCTATAAAATCACCATGACCTTTAGTGTCGCGGCGCCGCTCTCGCCGGTGCGCGCGATGCTGACCGATTACGCGCACCTGTCCGCGCTCAATTCCGCCATTGTCGAGAGTGAAGTGCTGCCTCCGACGGACCAAAACGCGACCCGCGTGCGCACGCGTACCAAAGATTGCATCCTGTTTCTTTGCGCCGACATCACCCGCGTAGAGGATGTAACGAGCGATGGCGCGGGCGGGTTTCGGGCGACCATCGTGCCGGGTTTGAGCGACATGAAATCCGGTCTCGCACGCTGGCGATTCCAGTCGAAGAAACAAGTCACGCGTATCAGGTTCGAGGCGCGCATGGAGCCGGATTTCTGGATACCGCCCCTGATCGGCCCCTTACTCATCAAGCATCGGTTGCGCACGCATCTGGAGGAAACGGCGGATAACCTCGAACGGCTGGCGGCCCCGGGCCATTGA
- the moaC gene encoding cyclic pyranopterin monophosphate synthase MoaC, with the protein MSELTHFNRRGEARMVDVGAKDATHRIAVAEGSISMRPETLELIQAGGHKKGDVLAIARVAGIMGAKRTAELVPLCHPLSLTAVEVDLKPLHCHALVHCRARVETRGRTGVEMEALTAVQVALLTVYDMCKSVDREMTIQNIRLLRKSGGRSGDWSRE; encoded by the coding sequence ATGAGTGAACTGACGCATTTTAACCGTCGCGGCGAAGCCCGCATGGTGGATGTGGGCGCCAAGGACGCCACGCACCGCATCGCTGTGGCCGAAGGCAGCATCAGTATGCGGCCGGAAACCCTGGAGCTGATCCAGGCCGGCGGCCACAAGAAAGGCGACGTGCTTGCCATTGCCAGAGTTGCGGGCATCATGGGCGCCAAGCGCACCGCGGAGCTGGTGCCGTTGTGCCACCCGTTGAGCCTGACCGCGGTGGAAGTCGATCTCAAGCCGTTGCACTGCCACGCGTTGGTGCATTGCCGGGCGCGGGTGGAGACGCGCGGTCGCACGGGTGTCGAAATGGAAGCGCTGACGGCGGTGCAGGTGGCATTGTTGACCGTTTACGACATGTGCAAGTCGGTTGACCGTGAAATGACAATTCAGAATATCCGGCTGTTACGGAAATCGGGTGGCAGGTCCGGCGACTGGTCGCGCGAGTAG
- a CDS encoding DnaJ domain-containing protein, whose product MEYKDYYKILGVDRKATTADIKKNYRRLARKYHPDVSKEPNAEARFKELGEAYEVLRDSEKRRAYDQLGANWRAGQDFRPPPGWQDPARGYAQGGFRSGPGAGSGGFSDFFESLFGGGGFAQAPRSRGFEARGFEAVGADQQASLEITLEEAYQGAPKSLRFENGKSLDVRLPAGATPGQRVRLAGQGSPGMGGGPPGDLYLEVQIAPHDYFRLDGRDVLLDLPVTPWEAALGATITAPTLGGKVEVKVPAGSGSGRKLRLKGRGLPGSTPGDQLVIVQIHTPPANTETARDLYRRMAEELPFDPRSHLR is encoded by the coding sequence ATGGAATACAAAGATTATTACAAGATCCTCGGTGTGGATCGCAAAGCGACCACGGCGGATATAAAGAAGAACTATCGGCGGCTGGCGCGCAAATATCATCCGGACGTCAGCAAGGAGCCGAACGCGGAGGCGCGTTTCAAGGAGCTGGGCGAGGCCTACGAAGTGCTGCGCGATTCCGAAAAGCGCCGGGCTTACGATCAACTCGGCGCCAACTGGCGCGCCGGACAGGATTTCCGCCCGCCGCCGGGCTGGCAGGACCCCGCGCGCGGGTATGCCCAGGGCGGCTTCCGATCCGGGCCGGGTGCGGGGAGCGGCGGCTTCAGCGACTTTTTCGAATCGCTGTTCGGCGGCGGCGGGTTTGCGCAAGCTCCCAGATCGCGCGGTTTCGAGGCCCGAGGATTCGAGGCCGTTGGCGCGGACCAGCAGGCGAGCCTCGAAATCACACTCGAAGAGGCCTATCAGGGCGCCCCCAAGAGTCTGCGTTTCGAAAACGGCAAGTCGCTAGACGTGCGGCTGCCCGCCGGCGCCACACCAGGTCAGCGCGTCCGGCTGGCCGGTCAGGGCAGTCCTGGCATGGGCGGCGGCCCGCCAGGCGACTTGTATCTGGAAGTGCAAATCGCCCCGCACGACTATTTCCGGCTGGACGGCAGGGATGTTTTGCTGGATTTGCCAGTCACGCCATGGGAAGCGGCGCTGGGCGCGACGATTACCGCGCCGACCTTGGGCGGCAAGGTGGAAGTCAAGGTGCCGGCCGGTTCGGGTTCCGGGCGCAAACTCCGTCTGAAAGGGCGCGGTCTGCCAGGAAGCACGCCGGGCGATCAGCTGGTGATTGTCCAGATTCACACCCCGCCGGCCAATACCGAAACGGCGCGCGACCTCTACCGGCGGATGGCGGAGGAACTACCGTTCGATCCGCGCTCTCACCTACGCTGA
- a CDS encoding oxidative damage protection protein, with protein sequence MARTVQCVKLGKEAEGLDYLTYPGELGKRIYEQVSKQAWQQWLSHQTMLINEYRLTPMEPKSRKFLEEEMEKFFFGQGSKAPEGFKPESAA encoded by the coding sequence ATGGCCCGCACAGTGCAGTGCGTGAAGCTGGGTAAAGAGGCCGAAGGTCTGGATTACCTGACCTATCCCGGCGAACTCGGCAAGCGCATCTATGAGCAGGTTTCCAAACAGGCGTGGCAGCAGTGGCTAAGCCACCAGACCATGCTTATAAACGAATACCGGCTGACCCCCATGGAACCCAAGTCGCGCAAATTTCTGGAAGAGGAGATGGAAAAATTCTTCTTCGGCCAGGGCTCGAAAGCGCCGGAGGGATTCAAGCCTGAAAGCGCAGCGTAG
- a CDS encoding MoaD/ThiS family protein, whose amino-acid sequence MITIRYFASLREALGRDQDSVDAASVATVRDCWTRVNNRPAVTPDVLAAVNMEYAGFEHPVSDGDEVAFFPPVTGG is encoded by the coding sequence ATGATCACGATACGATATTTCGCGAGCCTGCGCGAAGCCCTGGGCCGTGACCAGGACAGCGTCGATGCCGCATCGGTCGCGACCGTGCGTGATTGCTGGACACGGGTTAACAATCGCCCGGCCGTTACGCCCGACGTACTCGCCGCGGTAAACATGGAATACGCCGGATTCGAACATCCGGTAAGCGACGGTGACGAAGTCGCTTTTTTCCCGCCGGTTACGGGCGGCTGA
- a CDS encoding AsmA family protein, which translates to MKWLKRILIGVALLVLVFVIGAVVLVATVDPNDYKQRIENAAKQATGRELTLQGDIELSFFPWLGLQLGAARVGNAAGFGDEPFAQVENVDVRVALLPLLRGEVRADTVRLEGLEANLERNAKGVGNWEDLVEPGEEKAPTQEPGQPGGDILLELGGVELRDAAVRWRDAQAGTDVRIEPINLTTGALIFGEPFDIDLKLRLTNAKPAVVANVGLTGEATINPDTQRYALADLQLSVDATGEGLPEDGVEATLETTLDADLEAGTAQVQPLTLEAAGLRVAGQINASGLNAKPRFQGELSGDVLSAQQLFTALGQKLSPTPDPGALENAKLKLAFSGDLGAGTAQVQPLTVQAAGLRLTGQINASGLNTKPQFEGELASDPFSPRQLMTALGQKLPPTQDPRALENAKLKLAFSGTDYSAKISTLDVQLDDTHLTGQGAVESFADPKIHFTAALDAIDLDRYMAPASDEEPAPKGKPGPPSQSDELELPVEALRDLHVDGRLTAGKLKVSNLNFTDLQATITAREGLIKITPLSMNLYQGGLTGSATLDVREEIPTFAFDSVLDGLQAGGLVMALAGDEYLSGTTRFTMNVATRGRRISILKQALNGNLAFNFKEGSISNSEIAGRIAKVIAFFKGQPGAATATETRFSSLTGSANIVRGVLSNNNLSLVSPQILAKGQGKVDMPASLVDYTLNIALNDNGKPRDNRFVPIEVGGPFSDLNYSLALTDAIKEQAQQAVKRELQEQQQKLKEELGGKQQDLEKNLQEKLQQELKDRFNF; encoded by the coding sequence ATGAAGTGGCTCAAACGTATCCTGATCGGCGTCGCGCTGCTGGTGCTGGTGTTCGTGATCGGCGCGGTGGTGCTGGTCGCGACGGTCGATCCCAACGACTACAAGCAGCGCATCGAGAACGCCGCGAAGCAGGCGACCGGTCGCGAGCTGACCTTGCAGGGGGATATCGAACTGTCGTTCTTCCCGTGGCTCGGTCTCCAACTGGGTGCGGCGAGAGTCGGCAATGCGGCGGGTTTCGGCGACGAGCCGTTCGCGCAGGTGGAAAACGTGGACGTGCGCGTGGCGTTGCTGCCGCTGTTGCGGGGCGAGGTGCGCGCGGACACGGTGCGGCTCGAAGGGCTGGAAGCCAATCTGGAGCGTAACGCCAAAGGTGTGGGTAACTGGGAAGACCTGGTCGAACCCGGCGAAGAAAAGGCGCCTACGCAGGAACCCGGTCAGCCTGGCGGCGATATATTGCTGGAGCTGGGCGGCGTGGAGCTGAGAGATGCCGCCGTGCGCTGGCGGGACGCGCAGGCCGGCACCGACGTACGCATCGAGCCGATTAATCTCACCACCGGCGCGCTCATCTTCGGCGAGCCGTTTGACATTGACCTAAAGCTGCGGCTCACCAATGCCAAACCGGCAGTGGTCGCGAATGTGGGTTTAACGGGCGAGGCGACGATCAATCCCGACACTCAGCGTTATGCGCTCGCGGATTTGCAGCTGAGCGTGGACGCCACTGGCGAAGGGCTGCCCGAAGACGGCGTGGAAGCGACACTGGAAACCACGCTCGATGCCGATCTCGAAGCCGGCACGGCCCAGGTGCAACCGCTGACCCTGGAGGCCGCCGGTCTGCGCGTGGCGGGCCAGATCAATGCCAGCGGACTGAATGCCAAGCCGCGATTTCAGGGCGAACTCAGCGGCGACGTGTTGAGCGCGCAACAGTTGTTTACGGCGCTGGGGCAGAAACTCTCGCCGACGCCGGATCCCGGGGCGCTCGAAAACGCGAAGCTCAAACTTGCGTTCAGCGGCGATCTCGGCGCCGGCACAGCCCAGGTGCAACCGTTGACTGTGCAAGCGGCCGGTCTGCGCCTGACGGGCCAGATCAATGCTAGCGGCCTCAACACAAAGCCGCAATTTGAGGGTGAATTGGCAAGCGATCCTTTCAGTCCGCGCCAGTTGATGACGGCGCTGGGGCAGAAATTGCCGCCGACGCAGGACCCCAGGGCACTGGAGAACGCCAAGTTGAAACTGGCGTTCAGCGGCACCGACTACAGCGCGAAGATATCGACGTTAGACGTGCAGCTGGACGACACGCATCTGACGGGACAGGGCGCGGTGGAGTCGTTCGCCGATCCTAAGATCCATTTCACCGCCGCTCTGGACGCAATCGATCTGGATCGATACATGGCGCCCGCCAGCGATGAGGAACCGGCGCCGAAAGGCAAGCCCGGACCGCCGAGCCAAAGCGATGAACTCGAACTGCCGGTCGAGGCGCTGCGCGACCTGCACGTGGATGGGCGTCTGACCGCCGGCAAGCTCAAGGTGTCGAATCTCAATTTCACGGATTTGCAGGCGACCATCACGGCGCGCGAAGGACTGATCAAGATCACGCCCCTGAGCATGAATCTATATCAGGGCGGCCTCACGGGCAGCGCCACCCTGGACGTGCGCGAGGAGATCCCCACGTTTGCGTTCGACAGCGTACTCGACGGCCTGCAGGCGGGCGGGCTGGTCATGGCGCTGGCGGGCGACGAATATCTGTCCGGCACCACGCGCTTTACGATGAACGTGGCGACGCGCGGTCGGCGGATCTCGATCCTGAAGCAGGCGTTGAACGGCAATCTGGCCTTTAACTTTAAGGAGGGCAGCATTTCGAATTCGGAAATCGCCGGGCGCATCGCCAAGGTAATCGCTTTCTTCAAGGGTCAGCCGGGTGCCGCGACAGCCACGGAAACGCGCTTTTCCAGCCTTACCGGCAGCGCCAATATCGTGCGCGGCGTGCTGTCCAACAACAATTTGTCGCTGGTGTCGCCGCAGATACTCGCCAAGGGTCAGGGCAAGGTGGACATGCCGGCGTCTCTCGTCGACTACACCCTGAATATCGCGCTGAACGACAACGGCAAGCCGCGCGACAACCGCTTTGTGCCGATCGAGGTGGGCGGCCCGTTCTCGGATTTGAATTACTCGCTGGCGCTGACCGACGCGATCAAGGAACAGGCTCAGCAGGCCGTCAAGCGGGAGTTGCAGGAACAGCAGCAAAAACTCAAAGAGGAGCTTGGCGGCAAGCAGCAGGATCTTGAGAAAAATCTTCAGGAAAAGCTACAGCAGGAGCTAAAGGACCGGTTCAACTTCTAG